The Dermacentor albipictus isolate Rhodes 1998 colony chromosome 2, USDA_Dalb.pri_finalv2, whole genome shotgun sequence genome has a segment encoding these proteins:
- the LOC139055969 gene encoding uncharacterized protein yields MALPCFAALAVSLLGLGFHGSLGLGYGDSQLRIGAGGGAFGGGGFGGGIDAEGGSFGGIGGSMNAGAGGQGRINGIGGGFGGAGLQPEGSGEVFGPGTSFPGGISEGSIGGSGLGGLTGAGNFAGAPEFRGRVGGSGGGLSAGVGSGVLGGITGGLGDSGGVNPNLRGGMSGGAGGTGGLAGGMNVGQLPGLSGGRVEEEEDISEESKEGPLTLGERLAQRREERRRRRLQRRLERERRRRERWGLAGAAAGAGAGANAGAEGGAAAGAGGGVGLGGRARTRGRGRLRSRLRGGLSINLNIKAGARASTEAEAAADLGAQAQAAALAGARGRAGLGAGAATGAYGLL; encoded by the exons ATGGCGCTCCCCTGCTTCGCTGCGCTAGCAGTGAGCCTTCTAG GACTGGGATTCCATGGATCCTTAGGTCTTGGCTATGGAGACTCACAGCTTCGAATCGGAGCTGGTGGTGGCGCCTTCGGAGGAGGAGGCTTCGGAGGAGGCATCGATGCTGAAGGCGGAAGCTTCGGTGGCATTGGAGGAAGCATGAATGCTGGTGCCGGGGGCCAAGGTCGCATCAATGGCATTGGAGGCGGCTTTGGTGGAGCAGGACTCCAACCGGAAGGGTCGGGGGAAGTCTTCGGGCCAGGAACGTCTTTCCCTGGAGGCATATCTGAAGGCTCAATAGGAGGCTCGGGCCTCGGTGGTCTTACCGGGGCCGGGAACTTTGCCGGGGCCCCGGAATTTCGAGGGCGCGTGGGTGGCTCAGGAGGAGGCCTGTCAGCGGGAGTGGGGTCCGGCGTGCTCGGCGGAATCACGGGAGGTTTGGGCGACTCCGGAGGTGTAAACCCGAATCTGCGCGGAGGAATGTCGGGAGGTGCGGGAGGTACCGGCGGCTTGGCTGGAGGAATGAATGTGGGGCAGTTACCGGGGCTTTCGGGAGGCCGCGTTGAGGAGGAAGAAGACATTAGCGAAGAAAGCAAGGAAGGACCGCTAACTCTTGGTGAAAGATTGGCCCAAAGGCGAGAGGAGCGTCGGAGGCGGCGACTGCAGCGTCGATTAGAGCGCGAACGGCGAAGACGAGAAAGATGGGGCTTGGCAGGTGCTGCCGCTGGAGCTGGTGCAGGTGCAAACGCTGGCGCAGAAGGGGGTGCCGCTGCCGGCGCTGGAGGGGGAGTTGGGTTGGGCGGTCGCGCGCGGACAAGAGGTCGCGGCAGACTACGATCACGCCTCCGCGGTGGCCTCAGCATCAACCTTAACATTAAAGCTGGTGCACGCGCAAGTACAGAAGCGGAAGCCGCAGCTGATTTAGGAGCACAGGCTCAAGCCGCTGCCCTAGCTGGCGCCAGAGGCCGTGCAGGTTTAGGAGCTGGCGCAGCCACTGGAGCCTACGGCTTACTTTAG